The following coding sequences are from one Mytilus trossulus isolate FHL-02 chromosome 8, PNRI_Mtr1.1.1.hap1, whole genome shotgun sequence window:
- the LOC134681755 gene encoding millepora cytotoxin-1-like, with amino-acid sequence MMLMLHILCLLCTLNLVVGWRWVNQYDKPVDFSCPHGQAISFIHSVHKNHFEDRRWGLGCRPTGGRHINCYWTPHYVNDWDRFFSFECNNYGFITGMKSIHQNHYEDRRFRFKCCSIAGKDLSQCYKTFRNEYDKPNTVSVPSGSVVRGVSSTHNNHYEDRQFSWEVCKLVNRQQFSII; translated from the exons ATGATGTTGATGTTACATATCCTTTGTTTGTTATGTACACTGAATCTGGTGGTCGGATGGAGATGGGTTAACCAGTATGATAAACCCGTCGATTTTTCGTGTCCACATGGACAGGCGATTTCTTTCATCCACAGTGTTCACAAGAACCATTTTGAAGATCGTAGATGGGGTTTAGGATGCAGACCTACTGGTGGACGACACATCAACTGTTACTGGACAC CTCATTATGTGAATGACTGGGATAGATTCTTCAGCTttgaatgcaacaattatggATTTATCACTGGTATGAAGAGCATCCATCAGAACCACTATGAGGACAGAAGGTTTAGGTTTAAATGTTGCTCAATTGCTG GAAAAGATCTTAGTCAATGTTATAAAACCTTCAGGAATGAATACGACAAACCAAATACAGTCAGTGTACCAAGTGGTTCCGTGGTAAGAGGAGTTTCCAGTACTCACAACAACCACTACGA AGATCGACAATTCAGCTGGGAAGTATGCAAGTTGGTGAATCGTCAACAGTTTTCCATAATTTGA